One Dromiciops gliroides isolate mDroGli1 chromosome 3, mDroGli1.pri, whole genome shotgun sequence DNA segment encodes these proteins:
- the LOC122747553 gene encoding 60S acidic ribosomal protein P1-like yields MATSGLACIYPALVLHDDEVMITEDKINAFIKAVGVNVELFWPGLFAKALNNVNIASLICNVGIGGPAPAAGGAAPAGGAGPTSPAAPAEEKKKEEAKKEESKKSDDDMGFGLCN; encoded by the coding sequence ATGGCCACCTCTGGGCTCGCTTGCATTTACCCTGCCCTTGTCCTTCACGACGATGAGGTTATGATCAcagaggataaaattaatgcCTTCATTAAAGCAGTGGGTGTAAATGTTGAACTGTTCTGGCCTGGATTATTTGCAAAAGCCCTGAACAATGTAAACATTGCAAGTCTCATCTGCAATGTAGGAATTGGTGGACCTGCCCCAGCAGCTGGTGGTGCTGCCCCAGCTGGAGGTGCTGGTCCTACTAGTCCAGCTGCCCCAgctgaggaaaagaagaaagaggaagcaaaaaaagaagaatccaagaagtctgatgatgacatgggctttggtctgtgtaactaa